The Nitrospinota bacterium genome segment GGCCCTCACGTCTTGCAGGGAGACGGGACTATGGGACTTCTTGCTACGAGACCTTCGTTACGACGGAATGCCGCGGAAACAAACGGTGCTCGGTGTAGCTCCCCAACGGGGGCTCCTTCTGGCCAGGGGGCTCAACTGCTGGGCGCTAGCCGCTCCTTGACCAATCGGTTGACCAGGCCCCCTTCGGCTCTCCCCTTAAGCTCGGCCATTAGGACCTTCATCACCCTGCCCGTGTCCTTCGGGGAGGTCGCCCCAACCTCAGCGATGACGTCGGCCACCCGAGCTGCGACCTCCTCGGCCGACATGGCTTCGGGCAGATATTCTTGTAAAATATCCAGCTCGCGCTGCTCTTTCGCTCTCAGGTCGTCCCGGCCTCCCTCCTCGTAGGCCTGGACGGACTCCTTACGCTGTTTGGCGGCGGCGCTCAACACGTCGAGGATGCCTGCCTCGTCCACATCCTCCCCCTTTTCCTTGCACTTGTTGAGAATCGCCGCCTTGACCAGCCGCAGCGTCGAGACGCGATCCCTATCGCCGGCCCGCAGCGCCGTTTTGTAGTCTTCTTCTATCCGTTCTTGCAAGGCCATGGTCTTTATCGCCTGCTTCACCATCTTCCGGACTTTCTGATAGCCTTAAGGAGCTTCTTGCGAGCCGCCAGCATCTTTCGCTTCCGGCGGACGCTCGGCTTTTCATAGTGCTTCCGCCGCCGGATCTCGGAATAAATCCCAGCCTTCTCACATTGCTTTTTAAATCGCTTAAGGGCTTGCTCGAAAGACTCTCCGTGCCTGATGCGGACACCCGGCATTCAAATTACACCCCCTTCTTTCCCTATCGGTGTTACGTACCCCTCCCCACGAAGGAGGCCCTTCACACAAGCGTGTCCGGAGGATGGGAACGTAAGTTCTTTAGAAACAACGCATAATGCAATATGGGTGGATGATCTGGCTCTAGAGTGACTATTTTATGTGATATTACATCACCCCTTTGGTAAATATACGATTTCTAGAGAAAAATCGCAAGCAAATAGAATAACTAATATAGGTTTGCGCAGCTTTTTTGTCAACTATCGCCGCTTCGTTCCT includes the following:
- a CDS encoding 30S ribosomal protein S21 codes for the protein MPGVRIRHGESFEQALKRFKKQCEKAGIYSEIRRRKHYEKPSVRRKRKMLAARKKLLKAIRKSGRW
- a CDS encoding GatB/YqeY domain-containing protein; protein product: MVKQAIKTMALQERIEEDYKTALRAGDRDRVSTLRLVKAAILNKCKEKGEDVDEAGILDVLSAAAKQRKESVQAYEEGGRDDLRAKEQRELDILQEYLPEAMSAEEVAARVADVIAEVGATSPKDTGRVMKVLMAELKGRAEGGLVNRLVKERLAPSS